A genomic segment from Bradyrhizobium sp. CB1015 encodes:
- a CDS encoding 3'-5' exonuclease, translating into MDALTQPRRHNTLDPANLAAMADALAQSSDYRVLRRLIARPPYTPAAGQEVRTGILLDTETTGLDHSKDEIIELGMVKFDYTSDGRIVGVRDTFSAFNEPSAPISAEVTALTGITNEMVTGHKFDDAAVTAFAESGLITIAHNSAFDRRFVERYWPVFEHKAWGCSMSEIDWRKHGFAGSQLGYLLNGAGYFHQAHRAVDDCHALLEVLDFVLPTTGAPALALLLETARRPTLRIWAEQTAFELKDSLKRRGYRWNDGSDGRPKSWFRDVDESGLDDEIAFLRTQIYMQDVEPNVQRLTAFTRFSSRI; encoded by the coding sequence ATGGACGCGCTGACCCAGCCCCGCAGACACAACACTCTGGACCCGGCGAACCTGGCTGCAATGGCCGACGCCTTGGCTCAGTCGTCCGATTACAGGGTTCTTCGACGCCTGATCGCCCGTCCTCCCTACACGCCGGCGGCCGGGCAGGAGGTCAGGACCGGCATTCTGCTCGACACCGAGACCACCGGCCTCGACCACTCGAAGGACGAGATCATCGAGCTCGGGATGGTCAAGTTCGACTACACGTCGGACGGGCGGATCGTCGGCGTCAGAGACACGTTCTCCGCCTTCAACGAACCGAGCGCGCCGATCTCCGCGGAAGTGACGGCGCTCACCGGCATCACCAACGAAATGGTCACGGGGCACAAATTTGACGATGCCGCCGTAACGGCCTTCGCCGAAAGCGGGCTCATCACGATCGCGCATAACAGCGCTTTCGACAGGAGGTTCGTCGAGCGCTACTGGCCCGTGTTCGAGCACAAGGCCTGGGGCTGCAGCATGAGCGAGATCGACTGGCGCAAACATGGCTTCGCAGGCTCGCAGCTCGGCTATCTCCTGAACGGAGCCGGCTACTTCCACCAGGCGCACCGCGCCGTCGATGACTGCCACGCGCTGCTGGAGGTCCTGGACTTCGTACTGCCGACGACCGGTGCGCCGGCGCTCGCGCTCCTCCTCGAGACCGCCCGCAGGCCGACGCTGCGGATCTGGGCGGAGCAGACCGCATTCGAGCTCAAGGACTCGCTGAAACGGCGCGGCTATCGCTGGAATGACGGCAGCGACGGCAGACCCAAGTCCTGGTTCAGAGATGTCGATGAGAGCGGTCTGGACGACGAGATCGCGTTCCTACGGACCCAGATCTACATGCAGGATGTCGAGCCCAACGTGCAAAGGCTGACCGCCTTCACCCGGTTCTCCAGCCGCATCTAA
- a CDS encoding Ku protein: protein MAPRANWKGFLRLSLVTCPVALYPATSESEKISFNQLNRATGHRIKYLKVDADTGDEVPNEDIVKGYEFDKGQYIEVTKEELEEIALESTRTIEIDEFVDRSDIDPRYLIRPYYLRPDGKVGHDAFAVIRETIREMDKVAIGRVVLTNREHIIALEARDKGLIGTLLRYPYEVRSEQEYFDEIQDVKVTKDMLDLAKHIVNQKAGRFDPEKFEDHYETALVDLINQKRAGKVIRPKERPKGENVVDLMDALRKSVGGAAAEAAAPKKPAKRPKKASAGQREMLMPIAGKKPAKETAAKKPAAGARRKSA, encoded by the coding sequence ATGGCCCCCCGCGCCAACTGGAAAGGTTTTCTGCGTCTCTCCCTCGTGACCTGTCCGGTCGCGCTCTATCCGGCCACCTCCGAAAGCGAGAAGATCTCGTTCAACCAGCTGAACCGCGCGACGGGCCACCGCATCAAGTACCTGAAGGTCGACGCGGACACTGGGGACGAGGTGCCGAACGAGGACATAGTGAAGGGCTACGAATTCGATAAAGGCCAGTACATCGAGGTGACGAAGGAGGAGCTCGAGGAGATCGCTCTCGAGTCTACGCGCACCATCGAGATCGACGAGTTCGTCGACAGGTCCGACATCGACCCGCGGTATCTGATCCGCCCCTACTATTTGCGCCCCGACGGCAAGGTCGGGCACGACGCTTTCGCGGTGATCCGCGAGACCATCCGCGAGATGGACAAGGTCGCGATCGGGCGGGTGGTGCTGACCAACCGCGAGCACATCATCGCGCTCGAAGCGCGCGACAAGGGCCTGATCGGCACGCTGCTGCGCTATCCCTACGAGGTCCGGAGCGAACAGGAATATTTCGACGAGATTCAGGACGTGAAGGTCACCAAGGACATGCTCGACCTCGCCAAGCACATCGTAAACCAAAAGGCGGGGCGGTTCGATCCGGAGAAGTTCGAGGACCACTACGAGACCGCGCTGGTCGACCTGATCAACCAGAAGAGGGCCGGCAAGGTCATCCGCCCGAAGGAACGACCGAAGGGCGAGAACGTCGTCGATCTGATGGACGCGCTTCGCAAGAGCGTGGGTGGCGCTGCGGCCGAGGCGGCGGCGCCAAAGAAGCCCGCCAAGAGGCCTAAAAAGGCGTCGGCCGGCCAGAGGGAAATGCTGATGCCGATCGCCGGCAAGAAGCCGGCGAAGGAGACCGCCGCCAAGAAGCCGGCGGCTGGAGCGCGGCGGAAGTCTGCCTAG
- a CDS encoding adenylate/guanylate cyclase domain-containing protein: MAELGLPETQYAQSGDFAIAYQVMGSGPIDIVLVPGIISHVDYQHELPGYTQVLRRLAKFSRVIAFDKRGQGLSDRLADVPSLDERIDDVRAVMDAVGSRRAALVGFSEGASMSVLFASTYPERVSHLVLFGGLARVADLFPPNLTPAAAEERLANLVKRWGSGAFLGNVFASDASNPEAVARIAKFEKLASSPGAIKAYIISNRRIDVTGILPCVRAPTLVLHRATDKQVPVALGRRMAEEIPGAKYIEYPTGDHAFWTGDTETVVGDIEEFVTGHRDTGDADLERILATVMFTDIVDSTRQAAEIGDQKWRSRLDQHDELARQFIERHRGNLVKTTGDGVLATFDGPGRAIRCALSFSNAARQIGLPVRAGLHTGEIEVRGSDIGGIAVHAAARVMSQSGPDEVLVSRVVTDLVAGAGLRFTERGSYELKGLPGKWDLFAANG, from the coding sequence GTGGCTGAACTAGGATTGCCAGAGACGCAATATGCGCAGAGCGGCGATTTCGCCATCGCCTACCAAGTAATGGGTAGCGGGCCAATCGACATTGTCCTGGTCCCCGGCATCATCTCGCATGTCGACTATCAACATGAGCTGCCGGGCTACACGCAGGTTCTGCGCCGGTTGGCCAAGTTCTCCAGAGTCATCGCCTTCGACAAGAGAGGACAGGGCCTCTCCGACAGGCTGGCCGACGTGCCTTCTCTCGATGAGCGCATCGACGACGTGCGCGCGGTCATGGACGCGGTCGGATCTCGGCGAGCCGCGCTGGTCGGATTCTCCGAGGGCGCCTCCATGAGCGTTCTGTTCGCGAGCACCTATCCGGAGCGTGTGTCTCACTTGGTTCTTTTCGGCGGACTCGCCCGCGTCGCCGACCTTTTTCCGCCGAATCTGACCCCGGCGGCCGCCGAAGAAAGGCTGGCGAACCTTGTCAAGCGGTGGGGTAGCGGAGCGTTTTTGGGGAACGTCTTCGCGAGTGACGCCTCGAACCCGGAGGCTGTCGCGCGCATCGCCAAGTTCGAGAAGCTGGCGAGCAGTCCGGGCGCCATCAAGGCCTACATCATCTCAAACCGCCGGATAGACGTCACCGGCATTCTTCCGTGTGTCCGGGCTCCAACGCTCGTACTGCACAGGGCGACGGACAAGCAGGTGCCGGTCGCCTTGGGCCGACGTATGGCGGAGGAAATCCCCGGTGCGAAGTACATCGAATATCCGACAGGAGATCACGCGTTCTGGACCGGCGATACCGAAACGGTGGTCGGCGATATCGAGGAGTTCGTCACGGGGCATCGTGATACCGGAGACGCTGACCTGGAGCGGATTCTCGCAACCGTCATGTTCACGGACATTGTTGATTCCACGCGACAGGCCGCCGAGATCGGCGACCAGAAGTGGCGGAGCCGTTTGGATCAGCACGACGAGCTCGCGCGTCAATTCATTGAAAGGCACCGAGGCAATCTGGTCAAGACCACCGGTGATGGCGTGCTCGCGACCTTCGACGGGCCGGGCCGGGCCATCCGCTGCGCCCTGTCGTTCAGCAATGCTGCGCGCCAGATCGGTTTGCCAGTGCGGGCTGGTCTGCACACCGGAGAGATCGAGGTGCGGGGGAGTGACATCGGCGGCATCGCGGTTCATGCAGCGGCCCGCGTCATGTCGCAATCCGGGCCCGACGAGGTTCTGGTCTCGCGCGTGGTGACCGATCTCGTCGCCGGCGCCGGTCTGCGCTTTACCGAACGCGGTTCGTATGAGCTCAAGGGATTGCCGGGCAAGTGGGACTTGTTCGCGGCTAATGGCTAG
- a CDS encoding IS630 family transposase (programmed frameshift) translates to MVRPISNDLRKRAVSAVAKGESCRSVAARFGVAVSSVVKWSQRYRTTGSVAPGKMGGHRKPVLDPHRAFIVERITQTPHLTLHGLKAELAARGVKVSHNAVWLFLRREGLRFKKTLFALEQARADVSRRRQRWRSWQTGLDPGRLVFIDETWIKTNMAPLRGWGPKGARLRGFAPHGHWRTLTFLGALRHDQLTAPCVFDGPINGQCFRAYVKHLLLPTLREGDIVILDNLGSHKSRAVRQMIKAAGARLWYLPPYSPDLNPIEQAFSKIKHWMRQAQKRTIEDTWRHIGHLVQDIQPRECANYFANAGYASIKM, encoded by the exons ATGGTCCGACCAATTTCCAACGATTTACGTAAGCGTGCGGTATCCGCGGTTGCCAAGGGTGAGAGCTGCCGTTCTGTGGCGGCACGGTTTGGTGTTGCGGTCTCGTCGGTTGTGAAGTGGTCGCAGCGTTATCGAACGACCGGCTCGGTAGCGCCTGGCAAGATGGGTGGTCACCGCAAGCCTGTGCTTGATCCGCACCGCGCCTTCATCGTCGAGCGGATCACTCAGACGCCGCACCTGACGCTGCATGGTCTGAAGGCGGAGCTGGCTGCCCGTGGGGTTAAGGTCTCACACAATGCAGTCTGGCTGTTCCTGCGTCGGGAAGGGCTGCGGTTC AAAAAAACACTGTTCGCGCTCGAACAGGCTCGCGCCGACGTCTCTCGTAGGCGCCAGCGTTGGCGGTCCTGGCAGACCGGACTTGATCCGGGCCGGCTCGTCTTCATCGATGAGACCTGGATCAAGACCAACATGGCCCCCTTGCGGGGCTGGGGCCCCAAAGGGGCACGCCTGCGCGGCTTCGCCCCGCACGGGCACTGGCGTACCCTCACATTCCTCGGCGCACTCCGCCACGACCAGCTCACCGCCCCCTGCGTCTTCGATGGGCCGATCAACGGCCAATGCTTCCGCGCTTACGTGAAGCACCTCCTCCTTCCGACCCTGCGCGAGGGCGATATCGTCATTCTCGACAATCTCGGAAGCCACAAGTCGAGAGCCGTCAGGCAGATGATCAAGGCGGCTGGCGCCAGGCTCTGGTACCTGCCGCCATACTCGCCCGACCTCAATCCGATCGAACAGGCCTTCTCCAAGATCAAACATTGGATGCGGCAAGCTCAAAAGCGCACCATCGAGGACACTTGGCGCCACATCGGTCACCTCGTCCAGGACATCCAGCCTCGTGAATGTGCCAACTACTTCGCTAACGCCGGTTACGCTTCAATCAAAATGTGA